The Malus domestica chromosome 08, GDT2T_hap1 genomic interval TagcagctcggactgtactgattatttctgtcggataggataagtagccatcggatagtactgactaaattagtcgggcgtttggtgcagtatcggactaataaccgtattatttatactgtgtttggtacCGAGCCGGATaggacaaggaaaaaaaaaatgacaaatctTTGTTTGTTTAATGAACTTTTCTCATATTTATACGTATTGAAAACCacacaaattttcaaataacaatGATAAATAGTAAATTCCATacatcaaattcaaaatattttccaaTAACATAAAAGAAGGTTCACAAAAAACAACTACAAGTCATTACGTTATATAGATTAATCCAACCACATATCCAAGTTCATAAAATATACAAATGCAAGTTGGTTTCACTAAGAAACAGTTTGTCCAGATAGCCAAAATATATGCATGCTGCTGCTTTGCAAACTCTTCCCTCTGCTTTGCTTTCTCCTTAAACACCAACAAACACAGGGAGCAtcaacaaaacaaatatttCCTGCAATCATAAAGGCCAGATGCATTAATGTCGCAAACATAAGTCCAAACAACCAATAAGAGAAATTTAACAAACAAAACCTAGACAACCCCACTTAAAATCTAATAAATGCAATgaataaaataactaaaaaaacttaaaaggaACAAGATTTGAAAGCCTAACAAGACAAACAACAAAACGAAGACAAAGCTTCTATTACAAACCACTGAAGTAAGTGCCATGGAAGGATCAACACACCACTGAAGTGAAACTAGCCAGCGTTTCATTTACTTAGTCCCACCACTTAAAGCTTCAGTTACAAACAGAAAAATGAACCAAGACAATATGTTATTCTCAGTTAACATATAAAACTTATGAGAAAATActaccacacaaaacacaacAATTTTGTACAAGCATCAAATACACGATATTCCATATAACATACGAAGTCCCCAACATATGCAGTCTAACGACTCTAACATGTAAACAGATACCATATAACACACTTTAATCACTTCCTTTCGGCCCACATTATCTCTTCTTCTATTTAACTGCCCTTGACAATCTTGTAGCTTGCCCATCAAGTACAGAGTAACCTTCAGTTCTTGCCCATCAAGTACAGAGTAACCTTTAGAGTTAATCATCTGCACAAATTTTATATAATATCCCATTTGCCCATTACTAATCTTGTTCATCTGAGCATTtcagttcaaatttttttaccattaacGTTTGACCACTCCTTTAATTACTCAATTATTTTAACATCATCATATCAACAATAAACACATAACAGCTAAATCAAAGCAAACTTTCACCATGCATCAGTCActcaacaaaaaattgaaagacaAAATCTTGAAAATTCAACGAAATCCCACTAACCAAatctcaaatcaaagaaaacccACATAAGAATTTGCAGAACAATGATATGGAAGCAGCTCATTTTTTAGCACAATTCTCGTGCCAAAATTCAACCCCaacaaaccctaattcaaccccatcaacaaaccctaaaattcgaaaattctaattaaaacacaaaattacaTAATCAATTGCATAATTACAGAGAAAACAATAACTAGATTCaaacaattgaaagaaaattgcaagaaaaagaGAAGGAGGGGGAAGAACAGAGGGAGGGGCGGAacctgggaagaagaagaagaatgataaTACAAACCTGGGAGCGGTGCGTCTGGACAGGAAGGAGAGACCGAGAGATTTTCTTGTACCGTCtggagaggaaggagagagcgAGAGTGCGTTCTCAGGAGAAGGAGAGAGCGAGAGTGCGTTCCGACTAAATTGTCCCGTGCTTTTAGAGGGGATAAGGAAACGGGTGTTTATCGTATAAAGGAGGTGAGCCCGGATTATTTAATCCGGTGGTTATTTAATACAAACGGACGCCAAACACCATACTCCGTATTATTAGTCCTATCCGATGTGTTATCCGACGTACCAAACATGGCCTAAGGGTTTTAAGAAGGATCCAACACGTTCGTTTGACTCATCTTTCTATACGTGTTTTAAACCTGttggtgattcatcattatATATGTTTGGATGATCTCATATTTCTAGATTCAACATACAAGTCTTGGAATTTTAATCCATTAGAGATTGTTAAACTGATGATATGTTAAATCATAATCCAATGGGTCAAAAGTAAAATCGCGTGAGTTGGAAACCAAATAACTTGGTTGAAATATACAATGTTTGAGAGAGAGAACAGAGGGAGGGCCggctagagaaagagagaaggagagatggGCTTGAGGAATTGATCCTTGTGTAATTCATGCTGCTTAGTGCTTTTATTTATACTAGTTATGATGAGTTTTACTTGCCCAAGAAAAtactttttaaccaaaatggttTTTAGGATTTGCATAATTCCTtactttggtctctgagatcTGAAATCAATACAAGTGATCATTGAGATTGTTCACCACCAATCATTTTGATCCTTCCGAGAATAGTTATgttaaataaagattaaaatgatgaAACTACCCTCAATCTAATAAACaataggccaaaatgatttgacaaaaaatgagggtatttttatcattttatcttatttaatgaagatttttcatggaatgaccaaaatgattgatggtggacaaactcaaggatcaattctatcgatttcaaatctcagggaccaaaatgaggagttatgcaaatctcagggaccattttagaTAAAAGCCACAAGAAAATGATCTTCTAAATCCTATAAGATTCCTATTTCtagtttacacaatcacattaattaaaaaaaaaaaattctatttacAACAAAAATCTTAACATAAGTTTTACAAAGTTGTGGAAATGCTCTCCATTTTTCTCATAGTGAATTAAACATGAGGAAATATCTAATTGTGGACTTCGGACAAGTCAATTACCTACTCTAGCATAATATACTTTGCCATTGCAAACTGGAacgtttcaaaataattaatgacgaAATATCCAAAAGAGAATGCCACTAGACCAACAAACAGGAGAAGACTTAGATGTCACGTTTTAATACCTAATAGTATTAGGGAGAATACTTTTGGCACAACATTTTAATACCACTTGAAGTCAAGTAATACATATAATTAATCTCCGATAAGATAAATCAtttcatacataaaaaatatatcatGTTAAATTCACATGTAACACAAAAATACGCAAAACCATTGTTTTATATCACTTCTTCATAAATCTCTCTCCTCATGTGACTAATATGTATGTGGTGAGTAAGAGAAGTGATACAAAACCGATTCGGAATGGCAGTCGACACTCTACACATACAACAAATAGGCAAAATCATTTAGAACAGTTCTGTAAATAGTTTTAACTTTGGAAAATACAGATATTATCTGTAATTCTTCTATATTTACTCCAAAAAATTAAGAGGaggtttttcatatatttttattagtaAAGCGATGTTCGCGCTCCAACTCGCACATAAACGTAAGAACACACTATAAAGCGTCAAAAGCTCTCTCCTCACACAGTAAGATCCATGCATAGTTTGCACACACACGGACACCATGAAATAGTAAAACCGCGTCCAACTGTCATTTTATATctttctctgccctcccacctCCATGTTACTCAACCCTTCCCATTCTTTCTTCATTCGCAATGGCCCGAATCAAATTCATCGGCATCCTGAAAGACAAAGCCTCAATCCTCAAAGCGACTCTATGCATCAACGGCCGAGTCTCCGTACACCTCGCCGTCCTCCGAGCCACCACCCATGACCCGTCAAGGCCGCCTTCGGAGACACGAATCGCCTCCGTGCTCGCCCTAGGGCTTTCCTCCCGCCTCACTGCATGCGCATGCATCGAGGCCCTCATGGACCGACTCCACGTCACTCGGAGCGCCTTTGTTGCCCTAAAATGCCTCCTCACAATTCATAACATTATATCAAAAGGGTCTTTTATTCTCAAAGACCAGCTTGCTTATTACCCTTGTTTTGGGGGATACAATTTTTTGAATCTCTCCATGTTTTGTGACAATTCCGATTTGTGCATGCTGGAATATTCATCTTGGGTCAGATGGTACGCCGGTGTGATCGAGCAGAATCTCATGGTGTCTAGAGCAATTGGGTATTATCTCAATTCGACAAAAACAGATGGTAATAAAAGAGACAAGGAAGAGAGGGCACTTGCTCTTTTGGACTCGGATTTGGCAATGGAGATTGAAGTGCTTGTGGAATTTGTGGTACGAATTTGCGACGCGCCCGATTCATTAGAACTTCAGAAGAACAATTTAGTATACGAAGTGGTGAGAGCCGCGGGCGAAGATTACAGGTCGATTCAGCGTGAAATTGTTGTCCGAGTCAAGGAAGTTGGAGATAGAATCGACTCAGTCGAGGGTTTGAGTTCGGATGAGTTGACTCGGTTGATTGACGCGTTGGAGAGGCTGGAGAGTTGCAAGGGGAAGTTGATGCTATTGTTTGTGAACAGGAAGAGGAATGATGGGTTGTGGGAGTTGGTGAAGGAGACGAAGGCTAGGCTTGTGGAGATGAAGGAGAAGCGAGAGGAGAAGAGGGTGGTGGTTTTTATGGGTAGGAACGAGTCAGCCGAGTCGACTCAATGTTGGAACCCATTTCTTGAACCAGGACAGTTGTTGCTGTTACCATCTGGTGGTGCGTGGGTGGGTTTGGGACCGACACCAATAGCCGTTTGAACAGCAGATTATCGTGTCTTGTCGAGTTTTTGTACAGTGGTTTGCATCTAATTGTATGTGTGAATTATATTAGCATTATACATAAACGATTACCAACTGTTAATACATTATGGTATATACATGTGAAGCAATGACTCATAATCACGCATTGCCCTTGTAGGAGAGTACGAGCACTACTCCGTATATATGTTTCTAGattaaattaacaaaataattatcTTTTTGTAATCAACAAAAACGAAAAAAGTGACTTTTGATCTTCAAACAATGTTCTTTGGCGTGAATAGCTAAAATGGGTACTTTGACAACCCAATATTTGGTGTGACAATTCATCCAACAACGTGGCTGTAACAGTGTGAATGTATTTTGACATGCCAAAAAGAATGGTTcaaagaattttttatttttgggacaACAACGGCAACGGTGTGGCATTGTTGTTGTTGGACAAAAAATTGAATgggatttgtttttctttggagAGAAATGGacaaaagagaaaatgaaattCTAGCTAGGTTTGCATTATTAACCCAAAAATTGAAGTTTGATTTTTCTCATGGTGGCTTTTGATGGGGTTTTCTATGACGTGTTTGACGAAATGACAATAAGATAAATCTGATGTTGTTTGTGTTCTTATCTTAATTTCTTTCTGTGGGTTGGTAACTACGTTAGGAACAATAAAATGCTGACTTTGGTTATATTGTTGCGTTTTCAAGGCACTGTAAGCTGTATATGTacccaaaacaaagaaaagaaataattggaGTAATTAATCTTCATCACTTCATCCTGCCTAGTCAACTATAGTAGGCCTTTCATAATTGTTCTCCTAAAAGAAGTGGACGGAAATAATTGATAAGAAACGCCATTAAGAGAGAGTATTGAAGGAGTGTTGTGAAATAGACAGATTATGAGAGTGGAGTATACTTCAACTTGAGAATGGGTGAATCACAACATCCCTTTTGTGGGTTTCACAAAATAATGCATACACAACACTTAAAAAAACCCCTGTAGAGCATTAAATATGCTTCAGAGAAAAAGTCTCACTTGACTTCCCTTATGTTCAATTATCTTAGAAGCgagttcaataccaaattatAACTAATACAATGCTAAATATATATGGCTTCACTCCAATTAAAAGATTGTATAGAAACACAAGGGTCGTTATTTCACCACACTATTATTTCTCCATACTGCTATTTCACCCACATGCAAGTATCCATATATTTACAACGAGTTCTCTTTacctattttttgggaaaacgtTTAAGAACTACTCTGTGGTTAAGCTTTTGACTTCAAAGGGATGGCCTAAAAAccaaaaggctttttagccaaaatggttcatgagatttgcataacacatcactttggtctctgagattgaaaatcaatagaaatggtccctgagattgttcaccatccattgttttggtcattccgttaaaatctTCGTTAAGTGTCTCGGCGCTCTAggccgaaagtttgggcaattttcaaagtttcgtaactcaatcgtttcttaaccaaattcaacccataatttatcaaaatgaagataggaaagtgtaaaacaagattatacctatttggatgcccaatggttgctggagatggccggaaaaaagcctgaaaggtgactggtccgcgagaaaggtaccattctctttttctcactgagaagtatgatttttgtttttgaatcactcgatttcgttgagtattgaagatgttatgaacgtttaaagtttacccagctTCCAGCaagttttctagttttcccgctgaccagtcacctttcaggctattttccggccatctccagcAACCATTGGGGATCCATATaagtataatcttgttctatactttcctatcttcattttgatatattaagggtcgaatttggttaaaaaacgattgagttacgaaactttgaaaattgcccaaactttcagCCTAGAGCGCCGAGACACTTAAcgaagtttttaacggaatgaccaaaataatggatggtggacaatctcaaggaccatttctattgattttcaatctcagggaccaaagtgatgtgttatgcaaatctcaaggaccattttggctaaaaagccaaacCAAAATGCTACATCAAAGAAAGTTGGTTTAAAGTAGCTCGAAATATTTATGCTCAAATAAttctgtttccttttttttttcatgtatatTCATGAAACTAGAGTAGCCTCACAAACTGCAGGTAGCATTTCATGTATATTGTTGCTCCTCTGTCTGATCATCTGGATTAGGAGTTGACCACTTATTTACACGCTGGCTGGCCTTCTGAGCCTGCAAAATTTGTCAACCAATATTATGCTCGTTTCACCTTggacttcttttattttttatttttttgctgaAAAGAAACAAGTGTACACGTAGcttttatttttggtgaaattaAAGAAATAAGCGGACTTTTTATGATCGAATTATTACCTCCTTTTCCCAATCACGTCGCGATGTCACGATGCCCAAAATCACTGTTTGGACAGCAGTTCCGCCAAGGATCATCCCACCCCATATGCCCTATTTTTATATGAAATTTTAACAACCATATGTAATGAGATCATTAGTAAACTGATGCTTGAAGAGTTTATTAGAAGTACACATAATTATGAAGTCAAAACACACAATAACTAGGTTGTCCATTGAGATAGATGAAAGAGCAAAACGTACCGTAACACCCAAGTCAGCGACCCATCCCATTACAAATCCTAGAGGGAGCCCAATAATGTAGTAGCAGAAAAGATTTATGTATGCCACCCATGCCTGCCATCCTGAGCCTACAGCTACTCCTGTAATACAAGTAACGACCATCTTCTTTACAAATGAACAAAACACTAACATTTTAGGCATAAAAAAAGTGCCATTGTTACTTTTAGAGAAGTGCTATCGTATGAAGGCAGTTGTTGGACACCTACATGCATCTATGACCAGAATTAGCGCAGGCATGCACaactaaaaataacaaaatgatTACTTTTACCTTCGCGACACTAATATTAAATCTGGAAGTGTTGTTTAAGCTCTTGATATAACTCAAATGATGATGTGTAAAGTTAGAATTTGGATAGTTCAATGATTTGATTCCCACTTATGTAATCCAAAGACAAAACACGACCATCGTAATCACTCCAGAGGAATTGAACATCTAAGAGATGTAGCTAACAATTCATGAAGGGGAAAAATTTAACCTGACAAGACGGGTTGAACACCGTTAAGTAGAATTGTGATACCCAGGATGTAAGACATTTGATTAACTCGTTGGATGACATCACTGCTTGTTGTGAATATGTATCCAAAATTATCACGGAATGCAATAATAAGTATGCAGAAGAATAGGGCAATCAAGCTGGATTCTGCCACAGATACTTTTGCTGCAAATTTTGCTGCCTGACCATTTCCAGCACCCAGCTCATTCGATACTCTTACTCTGTGAAACCCATGACAAAttctttttaaagtttttacttCAATCATAATGCAGACTCACAAAAGTAGTAACAGATAagataaaaaaatcatttaccCAGTTCCAGCGAAGAAGGCTAAATGAATCATGAGCTCCCAAGCATTCATAGTCATGCTGCAAAAAGGAAAAAGGTCAAAACTCACAGTTGATATGGTCATTTGCATTTTTATCTTTTCACTAAATTACCAATTGCAACCCAAATTCGAATATATGCTAAGCAATGTTGATAAAGGTCTagtaccaaactgataaggcgTCCACAGAAAGAGTCGCGTTCTGTAAGTGTCCAGTCATCAATATCAAGATTCTGTAGTACCAAAATTCCAAGCTGCATAAGTCATTAACAACAACACTTGAGATCAAGGATGATTAATTTTAAAACACGTGATATTAAACGGTCCAATCAAACCCttattatatttctttttgacAAAATGATATTCTGATATACTCTACCTTAGATAAGACCTTATATTTGCACTTAAAGATCAATCGCGTAGAAACCAAAAATCATCTAATCATCGAATCATAATAACACCAACAAAAAGGACGTTTAAGGTAAAATGATCACTGTAATAAAATGCTTACAAGAAAATATTGACTTGATCCTTTTTAGACGTAAAATAACTCTCTCACAAGAAACTTTAAAATTCTAGTAACCGCCGGCATACTGTGCATTTGTTGAGCAGGCCGGTATGTTGCTTAAGTTGACATAAATATTTTTCTATAATTAAAACTTCTCACTTAATGTCGTATGGAAAAAACAATTAGTAAACTAGGGACATGgttaacatttaaaaaaaaaagatataccaacacttcaaatttttatgatagaaaaaaaaaacacatgaaGAAGAAAGGAGAGATCTATACCAAAGCATGACCCCAGAAGCAGTAGATAGTTTGACAAATTCCCAAAGGCCAGAAAAGGCTTCCATAGAGAAACCAGTCCAACTGAGTGGACACCAACCACATGTTACATATCCAAGTAGCACGAAAAAGGAAACCCACCAAGAGATATCCAAAGCAATAGCAGCACCCACAACCCCAAAGTCTAAAACATACACAAAAAGCCAACTTATCAAGGCATGAAACACCAAAACCACCAAGGCAACCCACAAAGTCACAAAGTTCTTCAGCTGGCTCTGCAAGAACCTCTGCAATGGGAAAAGAAACGCATAGCTGAAGTGCATGGGTAAAAGCCACAAAGACACCACTCCCGACATCTCTGCAACGTCATCGGACTGTCCTAATAGTTTCAGAATCGGAGAGGCGAAAATGTATATAGGCAAGAGCAGAATGCAACATAGGAACAACACAATCCATGACCTTTGGAGGTATATCCCCAACATATGGTGCCTCTTGGCCCCAAAAGCCTGCCCACATAGTGTCTCTAGTGCGCTTGCCATGCCTAACTGGTTGATTgtgacaaaaaaacaaaagaaaaatacaaatatGTCAAGACGTAAACATATAAAAGTGCCCAAAGCTATTTCAATTGGCTACGGGTCTGTCCCCATATGTTTCCATGTCTTCCTTCATATATACTATGTCATTGGTTGATACGTGTTTAGTCACTTAACTCCAAAAGTAATGTTAGGGCGATCAAATTTTccaatcaaatttgcaaatcaaatgatgcatcaacaaaagaaaataagcatgttaaacacttaagtaataatccaattattatcatccacatcatttgatttacaaaatttagtttaaaaattgatCTCATTTCCCTAACTCTATAACAATGTTAACtttgaataattaaaaattgattATACTAAagaattggaaaaaccaaagtaaACCTAGCAGCCACACCGTGAAACCCAAGTCCCCCATCCCTGCCCACCCCACAGGCGGTTCGGCGAGTCTGCGACAGCCTGCCCTCCCCTCCCCACCCCACCCCTCCCCGGTTCAAGATCTGGTGTGGATTAAAAGTTCTGCAACGAATAAAATGCAAGTCCACATTAATCgttaaaatcaatcccccttcaCCGAAATCACATTTTAAACAAACAGCACTCTCGgtgaaatcaaactcaaaaacaacaaaaacttgATCATAGACCCATTAACCCATAACTTCGAAAAtcgaaaaattgaaagaaaaaaaaaagattgttaGAGGAAAAAATTGTATACTGTAGACATGGGGGCGGGGAAGAGAGAGATAAAAGGTTGCAGCCGGCAGGGTGCGGTGGTCAGTGTGGGTGGAGGATTGGGTCATGGGATAGGATAGCTGCTAGGTTAGAGGTTAACAATGTACCGTTATAGTTGAGTGATTGGACACGTGTCGATTAACGACaaaagagacagagagagacacCAGACCTCTGTACAATTTGAAAGTCGGAATAGCAcgtcacacaaaaaaaattattatacaaTCAGACTAAAATTTATCGTATTTTGATCATTACCAGGAGACCAAAAGTGAAGCCGACAATGACATTGTTGGCAATGGAAATGGAAGCGAGTTCAACCACACCAAGGTGTCCGGCAAAGGCTTGTGTTATGACGATCATGGAGAAGGCAGACAAACGGCCGATGATGGCCGGACCGACCACGCGCCATAGTTTCTTGGATTCTATCCAAACTCTTGACCAAAGGTGTGTATTTTGTTGATCATCATCAGTGGTAGTAGTGTTTTTGCTTGATGATTCTGCTAATAGAGATTGGTGAAGAT includes:
- the LOC114826592 gene encoding putative clathrin assembly protein At4g40080; its protein translation is MARIKFIGILKDKASILKATLCINGRVSVHLAVLRATTHDPSRPPSETRIASVLALGLSSRLTACACIEALMDRLHVTRSAFVALKCLLTIHNIISKGSFILKDQLAYYPCFGGYNFLNLSMFCDNSDLCMLEYSSWVRWYAGVIEQNLMVSRAIGYYLNSTKTDGNKRDKEERALALLDSDLAMEIEVLVEFVVRICDAPDSLELQKNNLVYEVVRAAGEDYRSIQREIVVRVKEVGDRIDSVEGLSSDELTRLIDALERLESCKGKLMLLFVNRKRNDGLWELVKETKARLVEMKEKREEKRVVVFMGRNESAESTQCWNPFLEPGQLLLLPSGGAWVGLGPTPIAV
- the LOC103418964 gene encoding protein DETOXIFICATION 27-like, which codes for MMGIVDREEVHLHQSLLAESSSKNTTTTDDDQQNTHLWSRVWIESKKLWRVVGPAIIGRLSAFSMIVITQAFAGHLGVVELASISIANNVIVGFTFGLLLGMASALETLCGQAFGAKRHHMLGIYLQRSWIVLFLCCILLLPIYIFASPILKLLGQSDDVAEMSGVVSLWLLPMHFSYAFLFPLQRFLQSQLKNFVTLWVALVVLVFHALISWLFVYVLDFGVVGAAIALDISWWVSFFVLLGYVTCGWCPLSWTGFSMEAFSGLWEFVKLSTASGVMLCLEFWYYRILILMTGHLQNATLSVDALSVCMTMNAWELMIHLAFFAGTGVRVSNELGAGNGQAAKFAAKVSVAESSLIALFFCILIIAFRDNFGYIFTTSSDVIQRVNQMSYILGITILLNGVQPVLSGVAVGSGWQAWVAYINLFCYYIIGLPLGFVMGWVADLGVTGIWGGMILGGTAVQTVILGIVTSRRDWEKEAQKASQRVNKWSTPNPDDQTEEQQYT